The alpha proteobacterium U9-1i genome includes a region encoding these proteins:
- a CDS encoding regulatory sensor-transducer of BlaR1/MecR1 family → MLDLILEIALKSALVSALALALVMALRNLPAAQRAWIAHLGLALSLAMPLIVLLGPKLEMTGPWSRVTHAATGAPMSAGDVVAASPLPSHRVDVGLLTNDIVLIVYASVAAALLLALALGLVRLFRLQRDAAVLTEPNWLCALAETQHRMGLKQGTALLCSPQLAAPVSWGLLRPTIMLSPTALKASDKAEAILAHELAHVARMDWVNLLIARLATALYWFNPIVWALAWQAHELREEAADDVVLRGEVRGSDYASLLMGFARAGRAPVVCAHGVTPGKNSLRRRLERVLNGDARRDPARPMWVAICAGVALGVAAPVGAFTPVDHAAPGVKTHLASYDFDLDQSGVDVTDFDASYAEAAEDAEPPEPAEASEPPEPPELGELDGGRTYMRDGRLSPQALAQLRTFDITPQWLDNMEREIANVRQLPLDDIVALAALGVTPQYIRSLSDAGYRNLDIDELKAFAAHEISPAFIRELATAGYADLAANDLIALRVAGIDAQYIRSMESVGLRIDRRDGARTIGRAGPSPAPPPPIPRSSN, encoded by the coding sequence ATGTTGGACCTCATCCTTGAGATCGCCCTCAAATCCGCACTCGTCAGCGCATTGGCGCTCGCGCTGGTTATGGCGTTGCGCAACCTTCCCGCCGCGCAGCGCGCGTGGATCGCCCATCTCGGCCTCGCGCTGAGCTTGGCGATGCCGCTGATCGTGTTGCTTGGACCCAAGCTTGAAATGACGGGGCCCTGGAGCCGCGTCACGCATGCCGCGACCGGGGCGCCGATGAGCGCCGGCGATGTCGTTGCCGCGTCGCCGCTTCCCTCACACCGCGTCGACGTTGGTTTGCTCACTAACGATATCGTGCTCATCGTCTACGCTTCGGTCGCGGCGGCACTGCTACTCGCGCTCGCACTCGGCCTCGTGCGCCTTTTCCGTTTGCAGCGAGACGCCGCTGTGCTCACCGAACCCAATTGGCTCTGCGCGCTCGCCGAGACTCAGCATCGCATGGGCCTGAAGCAGGGCACCGCTTTGCTTTGCAGTCCACAACTCGCCGCGCCCGTGAGCTGGGGCCTCTTGCGGCCGACGATCATGCTTAGCCCCACCGCACTGAAAGCGTCGGACAAGGCGGAGGCCATTCTCGCGCACGAGCTGGCGCACGTGGCGCGCATGGACTGGGTGAACCTGCTCATCGCGCGCCTGGCGACGGCGCTCTATTGGTTCAATCCGATTGTGTGGGCGCTGGCGTGGCAAGCGCATGAATTGCGCGAGGAAGCCGCAGACGACGTCGTGCTGCGCGGTGAAGTGCGCGGCTCTGATTACGCCTCCTTGCTGATGGGGTTTGCCCGCGCCGGCCGCGCGCCGGTCGTCTGCGCGCACGGCGTAACCCCCGGCAAGAACTCGCTTCGTCGCCGACTGGAACGCGTACTGAATGGCGACGCGCGCCGCGATCCTGCGCGGCCCATGTGGGTCGCCATTTGCGCCGGCGTCGCGCTCGGCGTCGCCGCGCCCGTCGGCGCGTTCACACCGGTCGATCACGCTGCACCCGGCGTCAAAACGCACCTGGCGTCCTACGATTTCGATCTGGATCAGTCTGGGGTCGATGTTACTGATTTCGACGCGAGCTATGCCGAGGCTGCGGAAGATGCGGAACCGCCAGAACCCGCCGAAGCTAGCGAACCGCCCGAGCCGCCTGAACTGGGCGAACTCGACGGCGGGCGCACCTACATGCGCGATGGGCGCCTCTCGCCACAAGCGCTGGCGCAATTGCGCACCTTCGACATCACACCACAATGGCTGGATAACATGGAGCGCGAGATCGCCAATGTTCGCCAGCTGCCCCTGGACGACATCGTCGCCCTCGCCGCGCTTGGCGTGACGCCGCAATACATCCGCAGCTTGAGCGACGCCGGTTATCGCAATCTCGACATTGACGAATTGAAGGCGTTCGCCGCGCACGAGATTTCGCCAGCGTTCATCCGCGAGCTCGCCACGGCAGGATATGCCGATCTGGCCGCGAACGATCTGATCGCGCTGCGGGTTGCGGGCATCGATGCGCAATACATACGCAGCATGGAATCCGTCGGACTGCGCATCGACCGGCGTGACGGCGCCCGAACCATTGGGCGCGCTGGTCCGTCGCCGGCCCCACCTCCGCCCATTCCTCGTTCGTCCAACTGA
- a CDS encoding transcriptional repressor of BlaI/MecI family → MLDALAPRERQIVDILYQRGEATVTEVREALPDALSASAVRAMLSRLEAKGMVDRKDSERGYLYAPAVPQSEATKSALDQVVRVFFNGSAVGAASALLDMNGPLTDQDLEELERLIAEAKKAGR, encoded by the coding sequence ATGTTGGATGCGCTGGCGCCGCGCGAGCGGCAGATCGTCGATATTCTCTATCAGCGCGGTGAGGCCACCGTGACCGAAGTGCGCGAGGCGCTGCCTGATGCGCTGTCGGCCTCCGCCGTCCGCGCCATGCTCTCGCGACTTGAAGCCAAGGGAATGGTGGACCGCAAGGATTCCGAGCGCGGTTATCTCTACGCGCCTGCAGTGCCGCAATCGGAAGCTACGAAATCCGCGCTCGATCAGGTCGTGCGCGTGTTCTTCAACGGCTCGGCCGTCGGCGCGGCGAGCGCGCTGCTGGATATGAACGGGCCCTTAACCGATCAGGACCTCGAAGAACTCGAGCGGCTGATCGCGGAGGCCAAGAAGGCGGGACGCTGA
- a CDS encoding 3-ketoacyl-CoA thiolase, whose product MTYILGGWQSDFADNWSRRGMEMADAFAETVKQGLAAVDLEPEDIDTGHVGNFAGELFAGQGLLGGFFGLVHPKFDGLPTMRHEAACASGSVAILAAMAELEAGRYDLACIVGIEQMRNVAGEQAAANLGAAAWAGHEYTDTPFAWPRAFSDLADEYHRRYGIDERHLWRISELNFANGKRNPNAQTRKWAFTPESFSADDVANPVVEGRTRKMDCGQITDGAAIVFLASPKRASAYAKARGVPLDSLPRIKGWGHRSAPITYEAKVRASVDAPYVFPQVRRAIEDARTRAGVSLDEVDVVETHDCFAMTEYMAIDHLGLTAPGESWKAIESDDIAIGGRLPINPSGGLIGLGHPVGATGIRMALDAAKQVKGDAGDYQVEGARTCQTLNIGGSATTTVSLIVGV is encoded by the coding sequence ATGACGTACATTCTCGGTGGTTGGCAGAGCGACTTCGCGGACAATTGGTCTCGTCGCGGCATGGAGATGGCGGATGCCTTCGCCGAGACGGTGAAACAAGGATTGGCCGCGGTCGATCTTGAGCCGGAAGACATTGACACGGGCCATGTCGGAAATTTCGCTGGGGAACTGTTCGCTGGGCAAGGTTTGCTGGGCGGCTTTTTTGGGCTCGTACATCCGAAGTTTGATGGCCTGCCCACGATGCGACATGAAGCGGCGTGCGCGTCTGGCAGTGTCGCCATACTCGCGGCGATGGCCGAGCTTGAGGCGGGGCGCTACGATCTCGCTTGCATTGTTGGCATCGAGCAGATGCGCAACGTGGCTGGCGAGCAAGCGGCGGCAAATCTCGGGGCGGCGGCGTGGGCGGGGCATGAATACACCGACACGCCGTTTGCATGGCCGCGCGCATTCTCGGACCTCGCCGACGAATATCACCGCCGCTATGGCATCGACGAGCGCCATCTCTGGCGGATTTCGGAACTGAACTTCGCCAACGGTAAACGCAATCCGAATGCGCAGACGCGCAAATGGGCATTCACGCCAGAGAGCTTCAGCGCCGACGACGTCGCAAACCCGGTGGTTGAAGGGCGCACCCGTAAGATGGATTGCGGCCAGATCACCGACGGCGCCGCGATCGTGTTTCTGGCGTCACCCAAGCGCGCCTCGGCTTACGCAAAAGCGCGCGGTGTCCCGTTGGACTCGTTGCCGCGCATCAAGGGTTGGGGTCATCGCTCGGCGCCGATCACATACGAAGCGAAGGTTCGCGCCAGCGTGGATGCGCCTTACGTATTCCCGCAAGTTCGCCGCGCTATCGAGGATGCCCGCACGCGGGCCGGCGTTTCGCTCGATGAAGTCGATGTTGTGGAAACGCACGATTGCTTCGCCATGACCGAATACATGGCCATCGATCATCTTGGCCTCACAGCGCCTGGCGAAAGCTGGAAGGCGATCGAGAGCGACGATATCGCAATCGGCGGCAGGCTGCCGATCAACCCGTCGGGCGGCCTCATTGGGCTCGGCCACCCGGTTGGCGCCACGGGCATCCGCATGGCGCTCGACGCGGCAAAGCAAGTGAAGGGCGACGCGGGCGATTATCAGGTGGAAGGCGCCCGCACGTGCCAAACGCTGAACATCGGCGGCTCCGCCACCACGACAGTGAGCTTGATCGTCGGTGTCTGA
- a CDS encoding lignostilbene-alpha,beta-dioxygenase and related enzymes, with product MRIPRKYKIRSHRGNNAGGVGAFLVSNANAAARLDGRARPAHSRDMKVQRLDPIRTTLKPSNHPYLNGAWTPLHEEVDAFDLDVIEGAIPADIDGVYIRNTENQIHQPLGFFHPFDGDGMLHQIDFKGGRASYRNRFVRTRGFHAEQEAQGSLWGGLMDRHGVSKRPGFGAHGGLKDSSSTDVIVHAGRAVSTFYQCGEAYLVDPETLDTIGVAHWGPLDGVSAHPKVDERTGELMFFNYSTHAPYMHYGVVDADNKLTTYRPVELPGPRLPHDMAFTENYVILNDFPLFWDPELLKRDVHAVRMHWDKPSRFAIIPRRGDGPIRWFEAAPTFVLHWVNAYEQGDEIVLDGYFEEDPAPKKATDALPGYEHLMAYLDEHAFRSKLHRWRFNLKDGTTAEERLDDRILEFGTINQRVAGRPYRYAYSTKSKPGWFLFSGFVKHDMETGRWDEVNLEPGRYGSEAPFAPRIGAKDEDDGYLVSFITDENTGTSECILIDCKKFADGPIARIALPHKLCSGTHACWADRAFIRDYKVPG from the coding sequence TTGAGAATTCCTCGCAAATACAAAATTCGCTCCCACCGTGGCAACAACGCGGGCGGCGTTGGCGCGTTCCTCGTATCAAATGCTAACGCTGCGGCACGCCTTGATGGACGCGCGCGGCCGGCGCACTCTCGCGATATGAAAGTTCAACGGCTTGATCCGATCCGCACGACGCTGAAGCCCAGCAACCACCCCTACCTCAACGGCGCGTGGACACCGCTGCACGAAGAGGTGGACGCGTTTGATCTCGACGTGATCGAGGGCGCGATCCCGGCGGACATCGATGGGGTCTATATCCGCAACACCGAGAACCAGATTCACCAGCCGCTGGGCTTTTTTCATCCCTTCGACGGCGACGGGATGCTGCACCAGATCGATTTCAAAGGCGGCCGCGCCAGCTACCGCAATCGGTTCGTGCGCACGCGCGGCTTCCACGCCGAGCAGGAAGCGCAAGGGTCGCTCTGGGGCGGGCTTATGGATCGCCACGGCGTGTCGAAGCGGCCGGGCTTTGGCGCGCACGGCGGCTTGAAGGATTCCTCCTCCACCGATGTGATCGTGCATGCGGGCCGAGCCGTCTCGACGTTTTACCAGTGCGGCGAAGCCTATCTGGTTGACCCGGAAACGCTCGATACGATCGGCGTTGCGCATTGGGGTCCGCTCGACGGCGTGTCGGCGCATCCGAAAGTCGACGAGCGCACCGGCGAGTTGATGTTCTTCAACTATTCGACCCACGCACCTTATATGCATTATGGCGTCGTCGATGCCGACAACAAGCTGACGACCTATCGTCCTGTCGAGCTCCCCGGCCCGCGCCTGCCGCACGACATGGCGTTCACCGAGAACTACGTGATCCTGAACGACTTCCCGCTGTTCTGGGATCCGGAATTGCTGAAGCGCGACGTTCATGCCGTGCGCATGCATTGGGACAAGCCTTCGCGGTTCGCGATTATCCCGCGCCGCGGCGACGGGCCAATCCGGTGGTTTGAGGCCGCACCCACCTTCGTGCTGCATTGGGTCAACGCGTACGAACAAGGCGACGAGATCGTTCTCGACGGCTATTTCGAGGAAGACCCGGCGCCGAAAAAGGCGACAGACGCACTCCCAGGCTATGAGCATCTGATGGCGTATCTCGACGAGCACGCGTTTCGATCGAAGTTGCATCGCTGGCGCTTCAATCTGAAGGACGGCACGACAGCGGAAGAACGCCTGGACGATCGCATTCTGGAGTTCGGCACCATCAATCAGCGCGTCGCGGGCCGGCCCTATCGCTACGCCTATTCAACAAAGTCGAAACCGGGTTGGTTCTTGTTCTCCGGCTTCGTGAAGCACGACATGGAGACTGGCCGCTGGGACGAGGTGAACCTTGAGCCTGGCCGCTATGGCAGCGAAGCGCCGTTTGCGCCACGCATAGGCGCCAAGGACGAAGACGACGGCTACCTCGTCTCGTTCATCACCGATGAAAACACCGGGACCTCCGAGTGCATCTTGATCGATTGCAAGAAATTCGCCGACGGGCCGATCGCGCGTATCGCGCTGCCACATAAACTTTGCTCTGGCACGCATGCATGCTGGGCCGATCGCGCGTTCATTCGCGATTACAAAGTTCCGGGATAA
- a CDS encoding regulator of cell morphogenesis and NO signaling, with protein MARKANGDTPNAIELLKADHRLVEELFEKYEAASGKAAKKKLAEQICMELSVHATIEEEILYPACKGEVEEEMLDEAHVEHDGAKMLIAELLAGSPDDDFYDAKVKVLSEEIKHHVKEEEMRDGLFAQAKKAGLDLDELGAQLAARKQELTKQFKRTGIPTPVTRSMNGAEVKIGQPFA; from the coding sequence ATGGCGCGCAAGGCCAATGGCGACACCCCAAACGCGATCGAACTTTTGAAGGCCGACCATCGCTTGGTCGAGGAGCTTTTCGAGAAATACGAGGCAGCGAGCGGCAAGGCCGCGAAGAAAAAGCTGGCGGAGCAGATCTGCATGGAACTCTCGGTTCACGCCACGATCGAAGAGGAAATCTTGTACCCAGCCTGCAAGGGCGAGGTGGAAGAAGAAATGCTGGACGAAGCGCATGTTGAGCACGACGGCGCCAAGATGCTGATTGCCGAACTCTTGGCCGGTTCGCCCGACGACGATTTCTACGATGCCAAAGTCAAGGTGTTGAGCGAAGAGATCAAGCATCACGTCAAGGAAGAGGAGATGCGGGATGGCTTGTTCGCTCAAGCCAAAAAGGCCGGCCTTGACCTTGATGAGCTGGGCGCCCAGCTGGCGGCGCGAAAGCAGGAGCTGACGAAGCAATTCAAGCGCACTGGGATCCCAACTCCGGTTACGCGCTCGATGAATGGCGCCGAGGTAAAAATCGGCCAGCCGTTCGCGTAA
- a CDS encoding membrane protein: MAANKNGLGAVFAKFAGATSKVAGKPYVFIGCVVIVLIWALAGPAAGFSDTWQLIINTSTTIITFLMVFLIQNTQNRDNAAIQAKLDELIRVGDSDNKFIGIEHLSDEELEGILKDVEQYAQNLHQELRQRGER, encoded by the coding sequence ATGGCGGCGAACAAAAATGGTCTGGGCGCGGTGTTCGCGAAATTCGCGGGCGCCACGTCGAAGGTGGCCGGCAAGCCTTACGTGTTCATAGGTTGCGTCGTCATCGTTTTAATATGGGCGCTAGCCGGCCCCGCCGCCGGCTTTTCAGACACCTGGCAGCTGATCATTAATACCTCGACGACGATCATCACCTTCCTCATGGTGTTCTTGATCCAAAACACCCAGAACCGCGACAACGCCGCCATTCAGGCCAAACTCGACGAACTCATTCGCGTTGGCGATTCGGACAATAAATTCATTGGCATCGAACATCTGAGCGACGAAGAGCTTGAAGGCATCCTCAAGGATGTTGAGCAATACGCGCAAAATCTGCATCAGGAATTGCGCCAACGTGGCGAGCGTTGA
- a CDS encoding glutathione-dependent thiol reductase (FIG138056) gives MAKSLTIYGIKNCDTMKKARAWLDQHGAAYTFHDYKAEGVAKTKLDAWSKEVGWEVLLNRAGTTFRALPDADKAGLTEKKAIALMLAQPSMIKRPVLEGGSKLLVGFKPDAYADALNR, from the coding sequence ATGGCGAAGAGCTTGACCATCTACGGTATTAAGAATTGCGACACGATGAAGAAGGCCCGCGCCTGGCTCGACCAGCACGGCGCCGCCTACACCTTTCACGACTACAAGGCCGAAGGCGTTGCGAAGACCAAGCTTGATGCGTGGTCCAAGGAGGTGGGCTGGGAGGTGCTTCTCAACCGCGCCGGCACGACGTTCCGCGCGCTGCCTGACGCTGACAAAGCCGGTCTCACTGAGAAGAAGGCGATCGCGCTCATGCTTGCCCAGCCGTCCATGATCAAGCGGCCCGTGCTCGAAGGCGGCAGCAAGCTTTTGGTAGGATTCAAGCCCGACGCCTATGCCGATGCGTTGAACCGCTGA
- a CDS encoding hypothetical protein (FIG00481815), with amino-acid sequence MRSAIGLFAVMIAAGFAGCAATAQIPANAQTAPAAMTYAPETPTYRFFPGDEIEVIVFSAPELSRTVTVGPDGRIALPLIAPVQAADRSAADLHDALIAAYSAQLRAPELSVTPKSFSSRQVFVGGEVARPGIYEMPANIDAFQAVALAGGFLTSARRSDVLVLSRASGQSTVSEVDLSPRAMRAGFPNAQPLQRYDVVYVPRSGIAQVNLFMQQYVRDALPIQFSFYYDLRGDSRN; translated from the coding sequence ATGCGGAGTGCGATCGGCCTTTTCGCGGTGATGATCGCGGCGGGCTTTGCCGGCTGCGCCGCCACCGCGCAAATCCCCGCCAACGCCCAAACGGCGCCGGCGGCGATGACCTATGCCCCTGAAACGCCGACCTATCGCTTCTTCCCGGGCGATGAAATCGAGGTGATTGTTTTTTCGGCGCCGGAACTAAGCCGAACGGTCACCGTCGGGCCAGATGGGCGCATTGCGCTGCCGTTGATCGCACCGGTGCAAGCGGCAGATCGTTCCGCTGCCGATTTGCACGATGCGTTGATCGCGGCGTACTCGGCGCAATTGCGCGCGCCAGAGCTTAGCGTCACGCCGAAGAGTTTTTCCTCGCGGCAAGTTTTCGTTGGCGGCGAGGTCGCGCGGCCAGGCATTTATGAGATGCCGGCCAATATCGACGCGTTTCAGGCCGTCGCCCTCGCCGGTGGATTTCTCACCAGCGCCCGCCGCAGCGACGTGCTGGTGCTGTCGCGCGCCAGCGGCCAATCCACGGTCAGTGAAGTCGATCTCTCACCGCGCGCGATGCGCGCCGGCTTTCCGAACGCGCAGCCGTTGCAGCGCTACGACGTCGTTTACGTGCCGCGTTCCGGCATCGCCCAAGTGAACCTGTTCATGCAGCAATACGTCCGCGACGCGTTGCCCATCCAGTTCAGCTTTTACTACGATCTGCGCGGCGACAGCCGGAACTAA
- a CDS encoding lipopolysaccharide biosynthesis chain length determinant protein, whose translation MGSSEAKTGPAFSGWSNTTRPSFADAIAMLWAERAWVIGVGAMICAIGLAVALLLPRTYTARTELLVRLGQEYVYQPTIGGAGAQGAAPEIQSVVNAEMRMIGSGAVVRRTIGAVGLATLYPSIAASPGGAARKLADAERAFAEHLTIETAPQTPAIGLSFAHENPEIAARALNALVDQYLAYRRTVLAGGEGAALAAQSTEVNTRAAAASVSLAAFLSEHEIGDFDAELNALAARSADTETQLFDAAARRGEAEARAASLRARFTAEPEEISLYSESDARRELVQAQVEREQLLSRYQDDAPPVREVDRRIAQLTNFLAGGDPASVTRRGANPVRQDLASQMYAADAEARAQRGRETALTRQRNELRERLSALRVIEPEFRQLLRERTILETNAQSFATRAEEARSFSELLGRSTDNISLVERAAVPTQAKSLRLAIALITLLIAGVVAIAVGLVRGLLRRGFPTPQAASRALEAPVLAVVPRAAHAAPQMAKQSPPPANDVAPRQLKTKLKLVEGAKP comes from the coding sequence ATGGGCTCGTCGGAAGCAAAAACAGGGCCGGCCTTTTCGGGTTGGTCCAATACAACGCGGCCAAGCTTTGCCGATGCGATCGCCATGCTGTGGGCGGAGCGCGCCTGGGTGATCGGCGTCGGCGCGATGATCTGCGCCATTGGCCTTGCTGTGGCGCTGCTGCTGCCGCGCACATACACCGCGCGAACCGAGCTGCTGGTGCGGTTGGGCCAGGAATACGTCTACCAGCCAACCATTGGCGGCGCTGGCGCGCAGGGCGCGGCGCCGGAGATTCAGTCGGTGGTCAACGCGGAAATGCGCATGATCGGGTCTGGCGCCGTCGTGCGCCGCACGATCGGTGCGGTCGGCCTCGCGACGCTTTATCCGAGCATAGCGGCCTCTCCCGGAGGCGCTGCGCGCAAATTGGCCGACGCAGAGCGTGCGTTCGCCGAACATCTGACGATCGAAACCGCGCCGCAGACGCCGGCGATTGGCTTGTCTTTCGCACACGAAAATCCTGAAATCGCCGCGCGGGCGCTCAATGCCCTGGTGGATCAATACCTCGCCTATCGCCGCACCGTGCTTGCGGGCGGCGAAGGCGCGGCGCTCGCTGCGCAGAGCACCGAGGTCAACACCCGCGCCGCCGCCGCGAGCGTGTCATTGGCCGCCTTCCTCAGCGAGCACGAGATCGGTGACTTTGACGCCGAACTCAACGCACTGGCTGCACGCTCCGCCGATACCGAAACCCAATTGTTCGACGCCGCCGCCCGTCGTGGCGAAGCGGAGGCGCGCGCGGCCTCCCTTCGCGCCCGCTTCACTGCCGAGCCCGAGGAAATTTCGCTCTATTCGGAGAGTGACGCCCGCCGTGAGTTGGTGCAGGCGCAGGTGGAGCGTGAGCAATTGCTGTCACGTTACCAAGATGACGCCCCGCCTGTGCGCGAGGTCGATCGCCGCATCGCGCAGCTGACCAATTTCCTTGCGGGCGGCGATCCGGCCAGCGTCACGCGCCGCGGGGCCAATCCCGTTCGACAGGATCTGGCCAGCCAAATGTATGCGGCCGACGCGGAAGCGCGCGCGCAACGAGGCCGCGAAACAGCTCTCACGCGCCAGCGCAACGAACTGCGCGAGCGCTTGAGCGCGCTACGGGTGATCGAGCCGGAATTCCGCCAATTGCTGCGCGAACGCACGATCCTCGAAACCAATGCGCAAAGTTTTGCGACGCGCGCGGAGGAAGCGCGGTCGTTTAGCGAATTGCTGGGCCGTTCCACCGACAACATCTCGCTTGTGGAGCGTGCAGCGGTTCCCACTCAAGCCAAGAGCCTGCGCCTCGCCATCGCCTTGATCACATTGCTGATCGCAGGTGTGGTCGCGATCGCGGTGGGATTGGTGCGCGGCCTGCTGCGGCGCGGTTTCCCGACGCCGCAAGCCGCCTCGCGCGCGCTTGAGGCGCCTGTGCTGGCGGTCGTGCCGCGCGCGGCACACGCCGCACCGCAAATGGCAAAGCAATCGCCACCGCCGGCGAACGATGTGGCGCCGCGCCAACTGAAGACGAAGCTCAAACTGGTCGAAGGCGCCAAGCCATGA
- a CDS encoding putative glycosyltransferase: MTRVSVLIPTFRRPESFIRAARSVFAQVGVENVELVAVDNSPEGSAIATFRWLDARAPIPFRWAHEPRPGVAHARNAALRFSRGDLVAWLDDDEEAAPGWLAALIAQRRATGAQSVFGPVHAQAPDADMGRAFFERLYSRTGPRNSGPCQAFGIGNSLQPRAMFDEPEPFAASANEKGGEDDLLFSSWAEAGAQFAWAAEAVVTEHVDAKRTRLAHGLKRAFAYGQGPSETAWAEHRYASLARHMAIGAGQACVYGASALVVAAGSGSRALLLLDRAARGAGKVLWFWEQRFYGETLAQAA; encoded by the coding sequence ATGACCCGCGTCAGCGTCCTCATCCCAACATTCCGCCGCCCAGAGAGCTTCATTCGGGCCGCGCGCAGCGTGTTTGCACAAGTCGGTGTCGAGAACGTCGAGTTGGTCGCAGTCGACAATTCTCCAGAAGGTTCGGCGATCGCGACGTTCCGCTGGCTCGACGCGCGCGCTCCGATCCCGTTCCGTTGGGCGCACGAGCCACGACCTGGCGTCGCCCACGCACGAAACGCCGCGCTTCGCTTCTCGCGTGGCGACCTTGTCGCTTGGCTCGACGATGACGAAGAAGCGGCGCCAGGCTGGCTTGCAGCGCTTATTGCGCAGCGCCGCGCGACCGGCGCACAAAGCGTGTTTGGACCTGTACACGCCCAGGCGCCGGACGCTGACATGGGCCGCGCATTCTTCGAGCGCCTCTATTCTCGCACCGGCCCTCGCAACAGCGGGCCGTGCCAAGCGTTTGGGATCGGCAATTCGCTGCAACCGCGGGCGATGTTTGACGAGCCCGAGCCGTTTGCGGCAAGCGCCAACGAAAAGGGCGGCGAAGACGACCTTCTGTTCTCATCATGGGCCGAGGCGGGTGCGCAATTCGCTTGGGCGGCGGAAGCGGTCGTCACCGAACATGTCGACGCCAAACGCACGCGACTCGCGCATGGCTTGAAGCGTGCCTTTGCTTATGGGCAAGGGCCGTCTGAAACGGCATGGGCAGAACATCGCTATGCGTCGCTCGCGCGACATATGGCGATCGGCGCGGGCCAAGCGTGCGTCTACGGCGCAAGCGCCTTGGTTGTCGCCGCCGGCTCTGGATCGCGCGCCTTGTTGCTGCTGGACCGCGCCGCGCGCGGGGCGGGCAAAGTGCTCTGGTTCTGGGAACAGCGCTTCTACGGCGAGACGCTCGCGCAGGCCGCTTAG
- a CDS encoding polysaccharide deacetylase, translated as MLAYAPPRTLAAKVKRRLTQWRAARPVVLRFDEPILSICFDDFPRSAAHEGAAILARHGARGTYYAAADMADKDGPCGQGFSAADIVRLAEAGHEIGCHTFSHADCATRDAFDTLTDIAANRDALRAMGLTHAPVALAYPYGESTNELKDALPPRMRSARGVLRGLNVGRADLAQLRAAPLFGAGALSAAYDALRQAAKRTAWLIAFTHDVSDTPSAWGTSGADLDLFLSAARKLGFHILPVTSALERARP; from the coding sequence GTGCTTGCCTACGCGCCGCCGCGGACTTTGGCCGCGAAGGTCAAACGCCGACTGACGCAGTGGCGGGCAGCGCGACCTGTGGTGTTGCGCTTCGATGAGCCGATCCTGTCGATCTGCTTTGACGATTTTCCGAGGAGCGCTGCACATGAAGGCGCAGCGATCCTTGCGCGACATGGCGCGCGCGGCACTTACTACGCCGCCGCTGACATGGCCGACAAAGACGGGCCATGCGGTCAGGGCTTTTCCGCTGCGGATATTGTTCGACTGGCGGAAGCCGGTCACGAGATCGGCTGCCATACATTCAGCCATGCCGATTGCGCCACACGCGACGCCTTCGACACATTGACAGACATCGCAGCCAATCGCGACGCACTCCGCGCCATGGGCCTCACCCACGCCCCCGTGGCGTTGGCGTATCCGTATGGCGAATCCACGAACGAGTTGAAGGATGCGCTGCCGCCACGCATGCGTTCCGCGCGCGGCGTTTTGCGTGGATTGAATGTTGGACGCGCCGATCTCGCGCAGCTTCGAGCGGCGCCGTTGTTCGGCGCCGGCGCCCTCTCGGCCGCGTATGACGCGCTGCGTCAGGCCGCCAAGCGCACAGCATGGCTCATCGCCTTCACCCATGACGTGTCCGACACGCCATCGGCCTGGGGCACGAGCGGCGCCGATCTCGACTTGTTTCTCTCCGCCGCGCGTAAGCTCGGCTTTCACATTCTGCCGGTGACTTCGGCATTGGAGCGCGCACGACCATGA